The following DNA comes from Halalkaliarchaeum sp. AArc-CO.
GTATCTGGTGACGCTTCTGCCCGGAGTCGACCGACTCGTGCCACAGACGCCCGTGACGTTCGCGGCAGTCGTAACCGCGATCGCGACCGTCGCCGTCGTCGGGCTGCTCGTGTACTCCGCCCCGAAGCTCGCCTCGCTCGTTCGGTTGGCTTTCGATGGCCCGCGCGAGGTAGTCGAGAACGTCGCGTCCGTCGTCCACTGGGTCGTGGTGTTGGCCGCCATCCTCGTGGCACACAGCGGGCTGGCCGGGATCGCGACTCCACTGTTCGACGGCTTCGAGTGGGTGTACGACGCGATGTTCCTACTCGTCGCGCTCCCGGTGCTCGTCGTCATCGTCGGGCGGCTCTACGTCGGACTCGATCCGAGTGCCGATCTCATCGCCGACAAGATCGTCGGCGAGGGGAACGATTCGACCGACGGCAGCGGACACGAACCGACCGACCAAACGAAGTGAGCCGAGATCGAACGATACGAACGACCCCGCCATATCCGATACCATGAGTCAAAACAGATCCTCCGACGACAACGCGGAAGAACATACTCGAACAGAAACTCACGAGAGGGGCCCGGCTACCGGTTCCGACTCCGGAGTCGGGAGCGTTCCGATCGTCGAGGGGGCCGCGGCTGGCCTCCTCGCGTGGCTGCTCGGCTATCTCGCCACGTATCTCGTGGTTTCACCGGGCGTACGGGATTCGCCGTTGAACCAGATTATCGAGGCGCTCGACGGCGAACCCGCGACCTACGAGATGGTCGGGTGGGTGTTTTACAACGCCCACTTCGTGAACACCGTCTTCAGTGATCTGCCCTTCGTCGGTAGCCACACCACCTCCTACATCGGCGGCGAGGAGGGCTTTGCTGTCCTGCTGTACGTGGTCCCGATCGTCCTGCTGTTGCTTGCAGGGTTGGCCGTCGGCTACTATCGGGGCGCGTCGGATCCGACCGACGGGGCGATCGCCGGAGTGACCGTCCTGATCGGCTACCTGGTGCTGTCGGTTGCCGGACTGTTCCTCTTTGAGATCACCGTCGGCGGCGCCAGCGCTGCACCCGATCGGCTGGCGGGCGTCGTCCTCGCGGGGATCGTCTATCCACTGGTGTTCGCGGGGGCCGGCGGGGCAGCGTCGACGCTGTTTGAACGCGACGGTTCGTGATCGAGACGACCATCCGACGACTCTCTCTTGCTCCGTCGTTGTCGAAGCGACGCTATTCCGGCAGCGCGAGAATTGACAGCAGTTTGTTACCGTTCGGCACCGTCTCTCCAGACGGGGAATGGTCGACTACTACGACAAACTCCTCGCGGCCGTTCCGGCCGTACTGGCCCTCGGTGCCCTCGCGGGTCTCCTCGGGCCCCTGGCGTTCCATCAGGGGCTCGCACTCGGAAGTCTCGCATCGTCGATTTTACTGTACGAAGCGATCCTTCGCAATCCGCCGATCGAGCCGACGGCGGCCGACGTCACGGCGTCGACGATAACTGGACTGGGCTGGGTACTTTCGCTCCTGCTGTATCTCTTTTGAGTCACCCGCTCTCCGTCCGAATCGACGGCGATGAGGGGAGTGTCCGAAAGCTACTCGAGGTACGCCATCGCTTCCTCGTCGGACACCTGATCGAACCGTCGGTAGAACCCGCCGACACCCATAAAATATTCCGGGCTCTCCAGACAGACCACCTCGTCGGTAATCCGCACGAGTTCCTCGATCGTCTCGGGTGGCCCGACCGGTACGGCGAGGACGATCCGTTCGGCTTGAGCGTTTCGCAGTTGTTCGATACACGCACGGGCGGTCGAGCCCGTTGCTACCCCGTCGTCTACCAGGACGACCCGCTTTCCGGCAACCGCCGGTTCGGGTCCCCCCTCGCGGTATCGCTCGGCTTTTCGCCGCGCGTTTTCCGCTTCCTCCTCCCGCTTCCGCTGGAAGTACTCCTCGTCGATCTCGCGTCCCCGGAACGCTTCCTCGTTGCGCCAGACGCTCCCGTCACTCGCGACCGCGCCGATGGCATACTCCGGGTTCCCGGGTGCGCCGATCTTCTTGGCGACGACGACGTCGAGTGGCACTCCCAGTTCGTCGGCGACCGCCCGCCCCAGCGGCAAGCCTCCCCGCGGGATTGCGAGGACAAGGTCGGCCTCGACCTCGCGCTCGCGGAGTTTCGCCGCGAGACGCTCGCCCGCATCCGTTCGATCCTGGAATGGAGTCTGCCCGGACATATCTAATGGTTAGTCCCGTGACACCATGTACCGATCGAAGGTTCCCGACAAACGGGAATACGGAGAGTCGCAAGCGACGTCGAAGTTTCCGAATCGACGTGACGGCAGGTTTTCATCGGCAACTCGTTCGAGATGAGTTGACAACCGACCCCGGACGGCATAACTTAAGGGTGGATGACATGGAGTACATAGGGACGATGGACGAGATGGTGGTGCGTGCGTAGCCGGCTCAGAATTCGGCGGTAGTGACCCCGTTCCCAACCTGCAAGAACCCACACCTAAATTAATGATAGTTCCGGGATTTCTATCAATTGTATGAACTTCGATGAATTCACCGGGACAGTACAACACAGGCTCGAACTCCCGGACACGGGACGTGCAGTGCGCGCGATCCGGGCGACGCTGATGACGCTGGGTTCTCGGATCCCGGAGGAGAACGCCGAGGACCTGGCAGCTTCGCTGCCGATGGAGATCAAGTGGTACCTGACCGGTGCTGTAGAGGAACACGGCCAGCGGTTCGACTGGCGGGAGTTCATCGACCGGGTAAGCGAGATCGAAAACGTCGACCCGCCCGAAGCCGCCCACCACGCGAGAATCGTCGTCGACCTCGTCCACTCGGAGATACCGACATCCGACTTTCGGCAGCTCCGGGACATGCTGCCGGAAAGCGAGGACGACGAAAACTGGCGGAAGCTGTTCGAGATAGTCGACGCTGGCGGGTGGAGCAACGCCCACGAGGTCCAGACCGGCGGCGGGCCGCAGCCCGAGACCGATTCCGAGTGATTCGGTGTCCACTCGGTTTGGCCACTGGAGGAACGTTCACCGGTCGATGCGTCGGACGGCGAACGCGAGAGCCGACCCGCTTCCCGCGATCACTGCGAGCACCACGAACAGAACGCCGACGTCGGCGTACGTCAGTACAGTTCCGGCCAGTCCGGCCCCGAGAGCGCCGACACCGAAGATGGCCAGGAACGTGTAGCCGAAGGAAAGCCCCCGCGTTTCCTGTGAGGAGTAGCTCGCGACTGTGGCCTGCTGGAGCGGCTGGATCGTAAACAGTGCGATCCCGAGAAACAGTGCGACCGCAAGGAACGGCAGCAATCCGACGGCGACTGCGGGGACGAAAAGCACCGCCAGGACGGCAAGCACCCCCAGTGCAGTCGAGAGAGCCCGGACGGGGTCGAACCGATCGGCGAGCCGTCCCCCGAGATACTGCCCGACGACGCCGACCATCAGGATCGCCACGTAGAGATACCTCGAGACGTCGAACTCCTCGGCATACTGGCTCCCCTCCGAGAACAGCTGGATATCGACTAGTCCGCCGAGCAGATCCGAGAGGAGATCCGGCAGGAACGTGAGAAATGCCCGGTAGTAGAGACCGCTCAACAGGACGACCACGAAGACAAGCGAGAACGCGACTGTGAAAAGCGCCCGCGTGTTGGTCGTAATCGCGGTCACGGTGAGTTGCCCCTTCGTTTCACCGTCGTCTACCGTCTTTGTATGGTCGATGCCGGCAGTCTCGTCCAGATCGACGGCAAGGCCGTAGGTGACGACCAGGACGGTCGGCACAGCAAGTGCCAAAGCGACCGTCCGCCAGCCGAACTGTAAGAGCAACAGCACGGTGACCAGCGGACCGAGGCCGATACCCAGATTGCCACCGATCCCGTGGTAGCCGTACGCCACTCCCGGACTCGAAACACCCTTCGAGATGAGCGAGAGACCTGCCGGATGGTAGACGGAGGCCGCCACCCCCCACAGGGCGATCGCCACCGCGAGCGTGAGAAACGTCGGAGACGCGCTCGCGAGGACGAACGACGCCGCCATCCCGAGAAGCGAGGCGACGATCAACGGCTTCGATCCGAACTGGTCTACGAGGATACCTCCCGGTAACGCACCGACGCCGAACAGCCCGTATCCGAGCGTGACGACCACCCCCAGAACGGCCGCAGTCACGGAAAACTCGACGAGCCAGATCGTCATCAGGATCGGAATCGACAGCTCGTAGGTGTGAACGAGGCCGTGTGATCCGGCAGTGAACAAAACGATTCGGCGGTCGTTCTGGTTCATTCAGTGAGATACCTGGAGGACAGCCACGGAGAGTGATCGAAATCCGGGCGAGTCAGCTACTGTTCCTCCGGAACCGTTCGACGGCCGTTGATGTATCCGAGGAGGTTCCTGAAGAAAGATCGGAACGCGCCGACGGGATCGGGCTTGCCTTTGAACGCCTGGAGCAGGTAAAGCAGAGCGATCGCTGCAACTGCACCGAGCTGTACGACGAGATTCGGGAACACCATCGCCACGATGCCCAGTGCGAAAAACACCGCGCGGGCGGCGTAAGTCACCGTGCGGTCGAACGAAAACCGGTAGTTGATCCCGTGAATGATCGACAGCGCGCCGATCAGGGCGAGCACGCCGATGCTGTACGTCGTCGCGTCGAAGGTCCCGGAGACGATCTCGGGGTGGTAGACGAACGTGAACGGGAGGATGTACAGCGGCGCAGAGATCTTGAGCCCCTCCCAGATCGTCTCCCAGAAGTCAGCGCCAGCAATTCCACACGCCACCGCAGCACACGTCGCAATCGGCGGAGTAAGCCCCGCGAGGATCGCCGCGTAGAACACGAAGTAATGGGAAGCCAGGTGAGGGATGTCGAACTGGTTGATCAGCGTCGGCGCTACGAGCAACGCGACCACGGTGTACGCCGCCGTGGTCGGCATGCCCAACCCGAGCAGGATACAGATCGCCATCGAGAGGATTACCGCGACGATCATGATCCCACCAGAGAGATCCAAAAGCGCAAGCGACACGGCGGTCGGCACGCCGGTAGCCATCAGGATGTCGACGACGCCGTTGATCGCCGCGAGGATGATCGCGACCGGAGCGAGCACGACGACGCCTTCGCGGGACCCTTCGATCGTCTGGTCGATGACGGTTCTGATCTCCCCGGAGATACTTCGTCGATCGTAGGCTGCCTTCGCAACGGGAATCGTTGTGCCAGTGATGATCATCGACACCGACGTCCACAGCGCGCCGGTCATCACCGTGTACTGCAGGACGCCGAGGACGTAGATGAGAACGACGAGTGGAATACCGTACTTGAGCGTCTCCAGAACGATCTCTACGGCAGTCTTCTTGTCCTCGAAGAAGTCGTCCATCGACGGGTCCTCGATCTGTGGGGCAGCGATGTAGTGGACCGCGACCACGACGGAGACGACGAGGATCGCAGCCGGGATCAGGCCGGCGATGACGACGTCGATGTACGTGATGCCCGTGATCAACGACGCCATAATGAACGCGCCAGCGCCCATGACGGGCGGCAGGACCTGTCCCGACGTCGAGGCAACCGATTCGATTCCGCCGGCAGTTTTCGGTTCGACGCCGTTCTCTATCATCATCGGGATCGTGAACGAGCCGGTCATTCCGGCGTTTGCGGTCTGGCTCCCGTTGACCGAGCCAATGACCGCACTCGCGATCACTGCCGTCTGGGCGACGCCGGAAGAGACGTACTTCGCCGACCTGACTGCGAGTCTGAGGATCAGGTCGAACGCCCCGTACGCCTTGAGCAGGCCGGCGTACAACAGGAACAGCGCGATCCACGCGGCAACCAGCCGGTTCAAGAACCCGTAAAACCCCTCGACCTCGAGGACGAGAAGCCGGAGCATCCGACCCCAGGAGATCCCCCCGTGACCGAGAACGCCGGGGATGTACTGGCCGAACAGCCCGTAGCCGATCCCGGCGAGCAGGACGACGAGAAACGTCATTCCGAACGACCGCCAGGTGAGGTAGATCATCGCGAGGGTGAACGCGACCGCGAGTGCGAGTTGGAGATCGGTTGCCGTCCCCCGCTGTTCGACGAACAGCATCTGGAAGTTCTGGACAATGTAGACCGTGGTGACCAGAACGATTATCGCAGAAATGCCGAGCAGGACCGCAGACAGGTAGTCGTCCTCCTCGAAGACGTCCATGTACTCGTGGACGATGTACAAAAGGAGGATTCCGCCCAGGAACATGACGCCGTACAGCGCGCGTTCGATGAGCTGTGTGTACGCGTAAAATATGACGACGGCCCACAGCAGGATCGAACCGTACGTCAGTATGAACTCGAGTACGTTTTGATTGCGATCGGTGTTGAGAGTTTTCATTCGAACTTATTTGGAAGCGGCGTGTCCGCCGATGTGTCATCGAGCGAACGATACTGACGTTCGACGCCCTTCGACGCGACGCTGTCTAGACTTCACCACGGATCCACGAGTCGTCCCAGACGCCGTGCTCCTCGAAGAAGTCTGCCACACCCGGATGAATTTCGAGGTCCTCGATGACGGCGTCGGTCATACTCTCGGGAGTGTGATCGAGCGTCGTCGGGTCGGACTCCCGGATCGTGTCGTCGTGTTCGACCGCGAGTCGGCAGAGCTCGTAGGTCGCATCCGCCGAGATATCCGGTCCGAACGCCCACTGACCCGCCAGTGCCCAGCTCGTCACGGTGTCCGTTCGGCTCGTGACCGCCTCCTGGTTGAGCCAGCCGTACGGTTCGAACTCCGTCTTCAGCGCGCCCGGGGTGTTGTCGATCGCCTCCTCGAACGTGTCGTGGATCGGAATCGCGTACAGTTCGCCCTCCGCCCTGGCGTCGACCTCCTGGGCCCAGCCCGTGAGGTCGACCCCGTTGGCGCCGTAGACGACCATCGCGTCGATCCGCCCCTCTTCGACCGCGCCGGCGATGTCGCCCGTGTCCAGGTTGTTGATGTCGTTTTGCTCCCACAATCCCGCGCGTTCGATGACCTCCTGTGTCAACAGCCGTGTCCCGAACCCGGGCTGAATCGGATAGATCGTGTACCCGCCATCCTCGATGTCCTGTGTGGACTCGATGCCGGACCCCTCGATGGCCATCCAGTACATCTCCAGGCTCGTGAAAATGAACCCCTGCATCGGAAGCGTGTCTACCGGTTCGTCTTCGAATGGCCCTTCACCCGCCATGGCCTTTGCAAGCGAGTTGTTGTCGACTCCCATCGCGGGAATGTCTCCACCTTCGAACTCGTAGAGGTTCGCCGTCCATCCCCCCGTCTCCTGCGGGTCGACGCGGACAGTTTCGCTGTGCTGGTTTGCGGCCCTCGCGAGCGCCTGTGCGGCCGCTTGCGTCGAGCTTCCGGTCGACGTAGCACCGATCGTGACGACTTCCTCACCGTCCCCGAGGCAACCCGCGAGACCTGTGGCCCCAACTGCACTAGCTGCTCCAATCGTTTTTAAAACCTCACGCCGCGACTGGTTGTTATTCACTACCATTACCTAATAGCTAACTCACCAATATTTAAATCTATTTATCGCATGGTTACATTCGTGTACAATTATTTTCGTTGTGAGCGAATGTTCTTGAAAAAGTAAATATTGCGTAATGGTTGGCGAAAGGCGTTTGATAGTTTAGATGAAGTAACCACCGTCGGTTTCTTTCAGAGGCGCCTCGAGAGCTCAGTAGCGTCGCAACAGCGCAAACAGCAGGAGAAAGGAGGCGAACGTCGCCAGCGCGAGCATCGTCCACGCCTCGCTGTAACCGCGGACGTCGACGAGAAATCCGAACGTCGTCGGGGCGACGAGCGCCCCGGAGTTGAGCGCGATCTGCCCGCCTGCAGTCGCACTCCCCATCTGCTCGGTCGGAACGAGCGATCCGATACACGAGTAGTAGATGCCGGTGAATCCCAGCACGAACGTTCCGAGCAACGAGAAGGCAAACAGTGTGACGAGCGGCGACTCGACACGTGTTACGGCGAGGAAAAGCAGGGTCGAAGCTCCCGCCTGCACCACGAGGATCCGCAGCGTCGACGTCGTAAGCGGGGCCGAAAGTCGATCGGCAAGCCAGCCGAATCCGACCCGGCCGACGCTGCCGAACACCTGAGCGAACGCGAGCGTGACTCCGGCGAACACCACGCTTGCGCCGACGGACTCGTCGACGTAGAGGATCGTGTACCCGACTGTCGTAAAAAGCGCGGCGCCGAGGAAAAAGCCCGCACCGGTCACCACGAGATACGAGGGATTGCTAAAGTGTGTTCGGATCCCGTGTCGACTGCCGCCGTCCCCGCCACCGCCCTCCTCGTACGTCCAGTAAAAAAGGACGCCGACCACTGCGGCGGCCACTGACGCGAGCAAAAATCCGACTTCCCATCCGAAGCGGGTCGCTCCGAACCACGGGATAAGGATCGCGCTGATCCCACTTCCTGCGGTTACGCCGACCTGTTTTATCCCCATCGCGAGGTTGAGTCGCTCCGTCGGGATGGCATTGAACACCGCCTTGTTCGTCCCTGGCATCGCTGTCGCGTAAAACGCTCCGAGGACAAACACGACGAAAAGCAACCCGAGGTACGTCGGGGCAACCGTCACGGCGGCCGCCGCGAGACCGAGTCCGAAGAGTCCGACGACGAGCATCAATCCCTCCCCGTACTCGTCGACCAGCGAACCCACCGGGAACAAAAACACTGTGTAGCCGAGAGTCAACGTCGTCAACATCACTCCGACCAGGGTCGCGGACACGAGAAACTCGTCCCTGACGAACGGAGTCACCGCGTAAATAGTGTAAAAACACACGCTGGCCGTGACCTGCCACAGCAGAATGAGGACGGTGTTTACTTTCCACCCGCGAGAGGTCGATTCACTGGTCATTTGTTGGCTACGGCTCCGGAACCGCGCTGTGGCGAGTGCGGAGGAAACGAGGTTCCGCCTCCATCGAAGCCGCGGTCACTGCTCGGTTCTCGGCTCCGGCGCGACTGTCACCGGGCAGTCGCTATCGAGGATGACCGACTGGGTGACGCTCCCGAACAGGACTTTTCCGACCGGCGACCGCCGACGAGCACCGAGAACGATCGTGTCGACCTGGAATTCGTCTGCGAGTTCGAGGATTGCTGTGGCCGGATCACCGGTGACGCTGTGGACGTCCGCGTCGACGCCAGCCTCCCGTAGTCGATCGACGAAAGTTGCTGTCGAGTCCGGGAGCCCCTGCAGGTTCTGGAGGTTTTCGTTTATGGCGTCGATGTACGCCGTTCCCGCCTCGTCTGCAGGGGCGTCGATCTCCTCGTGAACGTACAGAACCTCTACCTGTAGGTCGTCCATCTCCGCTGCGAGGTCGAGAACCGCCTCGGCCTGTGCTCCGGCACGGGTCTCGTCTACGTCTACCGGCACGAGCATTCGATACATGCTCATTTCTCTACTGTCATGATATATCAAACCACTCGTTCCGGACATCCGACACAGGATTCACCGCGAACCGGGTTCCCTGACCACGACCCGACAGTCAATCCCGACTGTTCTGCCATTCAAAAACGGTCTCGAGGTCGTGTGGCGTGTTTCCTCCCCCTTCTTTGGCACGCCGTAGATATGCGCGGAGGTCCCTCCTGAACGACGGGTCGGCGATATCGACGAGCGCCCGGGCGCGTTCCCTCGGAGTCGCCCCGCGCAGGTCGGCAATCCCGTGTTCGGTGACCACGACCGAGAAGTCGTGTTCGGTGTGGTCGACGTGGGGACACATGGGGACGATCCGCGAGATGTCTCCGTCCCCGGCCGTCGAGGGGAGTGCGAGAACGCTCAACCGGCAGTTGCGGTTGAAGTCCCCGCCGCCGCCGATCCCGTTTACGAGGTGGGTTCCGCCGATGTGAGTCGCGTTGGCGTTACCGTACAGGTCCACCTCGATTGCGCTGTTCACTCCGACAACGCCGAAGCGTTCGACGAGTGCTGGGTTGTTCGACACGCTTGCCGGGCGCAGCGTGACGTCTGCGGCGTAGCGGTCGATGTCGGCAAATAGCCGGCGTTGCCCGGTTTCCGACAGCGCGAGAGACGTGGCACTGGCTCCCGAGAGGAGCCCGCTATCGATGCTGTCGAGGAGACCGTCCTGGAACACCTCCCCGAAGTAGACGACGTCCCTATCCCCGAAGTCGACTGCTCCGAGCGTCCCCATCAGCGCATTTCCCATGCTCCCGACGCCGAACTGCAGGTGAACTGTCTCCGCGAGCATCGGGTTCCCATCGAGTTCCGCCTCCAGAAAGGTGCCGAGCCCCTCGGCGATTTGTCGGTCGGTGTCGTCTGGATCCCGAAACTCGTAGGGATCGTCGGCGCGGTCCGTCTCGACGACCGCGACCAGCGTTGCTGGATCGAACGAGATCGCCGGGCCGCCGATCCGGTCGGTCGGCCCCTCGAGCGGTATCGCCTCCCTGTTCGGCGGAAGCTCTCGGAGATACACGTCGTGGACTCGTGCCAGTTCCAGCGGCTGGGTTCGGTTCACCTCGACGATCAACCGGTCGGCGGCCGCGACGAACGAGGGCGTGTGTCCGATCGACGTCGACGGAACGAGCCAGCCGTCTCCGACCGCCACGGCCTCGACGATCGCGAGGTCGGGCGTTCCATACTCGCCGAACCGAACTTCGTCGCCGAATCTCGAGATGTGCCTGTCGTGGAACCCGACCCTGCCGTCGTTGATGGCGTTTCGAGAGGTTCGCCTCGTTTGAAACGGATACCGACGGGCGATATTCCCGGATTCGACGAGCCGGTCGTCGATCTCCGCACCGACGCCGCCGCCGCTCACGACAGTGAGGCCCAGGCCACTGTAGCCTGATGCCAGCGCTTCCGGAACCCGCTTTGGATAGCCAACTCCTCCGAAACCGCTGACGAGGACGACGTCATCTGGATCGATCGCTGACGCGGCGGTCTGAGCGTCTACGACGGACGAGACACCCTGCAGGCGCCCGGCCTCCGGATCGAACCCTGTCGTTCGCGTCATTATGGGCCGTCCTCGCCGTCCGTCTCTTCCCCGTCGACCGTCGTTCCCGTGTCATTGGAGAGTGAGTCGTCGCCGAAGAGGTCGTCCGGCTGCGTTCCGACATCCGGCGGCCATCCCGGCGGACGCGCCGCAGTCGGCTTCGCGTGTTCGCGTTTGAGCACCATCGGTGTCCGTTTCAGGGAAAGCACTTTGGTGTCCTCCTGGTTGTACGCACGCAGCTCGGTCGTAACGATACCGACGTGCTCGCGGGAGCTGCTCTCGCGTTTCGACAGCACCTGGCTTTCGGCAAAGATCGTGTCCCCGTGATACACCGGGGCGTGGTGCCGCACGTCGTCGTATCCCAGGTTCGCTGTCGCATTGACAGAGACGTCGATGACGCTCATCCCGACCGCCAGGGCGATGACGAACGTTCCGTCGACGAGACGCTCGCCGAACTCGGTTTCGGCGGCGTACGCCTCATTGAAGTGCATCGGATTCAGGTTCATCGTCAGGTTCGTCAACCAGACGTTGTCGGTCTCGGTAACCGTGCGACCGAACGGGTGTTTGTAGACGTCGCCGACGGTGAAGTCCTCGTAGTAGCGCCCGTGCCAGCCGGCGACGAGTCGTTTCGGTGTCGATTCGGTGTCTGTCGTGTGGTCGTCGGATTCGTCGGTCATGCTCCGAGACACGCCGCAACTCGACGTAAGTGTATGGTCGACAGAACACTCTGTCTCGCTGGAACGATCATTCGACTACCCCGCTCGACGGTTCCTCGTCAGTCGATCACAGTTCCCTCGCGTAACCCCGCGTCCCGTTCGAACCGATCGGCAGAAAGCGGCGAGACGTCGACTGTTTCCGATGTTCCATCGACGATCAGTTCCGCGACCACCTGTCCGGTCGCCGGAGCGTGCATGAACCCGTGTCCCGAGAATCCCACGGCGTTTACGAAGCCGGGTATCGTCTCCTCGACGATCGGGTGGTGATCCGGCGTCACCGTGTACAGCCCCGCCCAGCCGCGGACGACCGCTGTCTCCGGACCGAAATAGGTAGCGACGTCGGCAGCGCGGTCCAGCGTGTCGACGATCCAGTCGGGATCGTTCGAGGTTCGGTACCGGTCGGGATCGCGCTCGGGATCCCCGTCGGCGTCCCGGCCGCCGACGATCGCTGCGCCGTCGGACTCCGGTCGGAAGTGAACGCTTGCGTCCACGTCGACGGTCATCGGGGCGTCCGACGGCAGCGCCGGCGCCGGTTCCGCGACGAGCAACTGTCGACGACGGGGTGAAACCGGGAGTTCGAGGCCGACCATAGCCGCGACGTTTCCCGCCCACGGTCCAGCAGCGTTGACCACGAAGTCGACGTCCGAGACGCCGTCCTCGGTCTCGATCCGGTCGACCCGTCCGTCCCGCGTGTGGACGTCGATCACCTCGACGCCGGTGGTAATCTCGGCGCCCGCCTCCCCGGCACCCCGCAGGAACCCCTGGAGAGCGAGATGCGGATCCGCGAAGCCGTCCGTCGGGCTGTAGGCGGCACCGACGTACCGATCGGCGTCGAGGCCGGGACAGTACTCGGTAGCCTCTGCCGGGGAGAGACAGTCGCTGGGGACGCCGTGGTCGTTCTGTCTGGCGACGTTCTCCCGGAGCTGTTCGGCGGTGTCGGCCGTTCTCGCGAGGAAGAGATAGCCCGTCCGGCGGTAGCCGATATTCACGCCGAACGTCCCCTCGAACGACTCCCAGACCCGCATGCTCTCGCGGGAAAACCGCACGTGCACCGGCGAGGTGAACTGTGCCCGGATCCCCCCGTTCGCCCGTCCGGTAGTCTCGCCACCGACCGACTCCTTCTCGAAGACGGTGACCGAGACGTCCCGGTCGGCCAGGTAGTACGCGCTCGCCAGCCCGACGATCCCGCCGCCGACGATCGCGACGCGCATGTCTCTTACAAGGTCACGGCATCAGTTAACAGTTAACAGTCACGTCGTCGGGAAGAAGAACGCCCCAGAGCGGAAGAGAGATCTCAGGCCGGCGTCGCGAGCGGGTCGCGTTCGCGTTCGAGCCGTTCCTCGGCGTACTCCCGGGCGGCCTGGAGGGGCGTCACGTCGCGGTCGTCGGCGCGCTCGTACAGTTCGACCAGGCGTTCACCGATTCGGTCGGCCTTCTCGAAGGCGTCCTCGATCGTTCCGCCGACGTACTCGGTGTGGACGGTGATCAGTCCGCCGGCGTTGATGACGTAATCCGGCGCGTATCTGATCCCGCGATCGCGGAGCATCTCCGCGTGTTCGGGGCGTTCGAGTACGTTGTTCGCCCCACCGGCCACGACGTCGCAGTTCAGTTGTGGGATCGTGTCGTCGTTCAACACGCCGCCGATCGCACACGGTGCGAACACGTCACACGACTTCGCGTACGCGTCCTCGGGCCCGACCGTGTCGACGCCGTGTTCCTCCGCGAACGCCTCCACTGCGTCGCTGTCGACGTCCGACACCGTCACGTCTGCCCCCCGTTCGAGCAAACGCTCGGCCAACCCCGTTCCGACCTTCCCGATCCCCTGAATCGTCACCGAAAGCTCCGAGACCGGTCGGTCGAGTTCGTCTCTCGCAGTCTCCTCGAGTCCACGGAAGACCCCGTAAGCCGTCACCGGTGAGGGGTCGCCCAGTCCGTCGCTTACGCCCACCACGTGGTCGGTCTGTTCAGCGATGACGTCCAGGTCTTCGACGCCGGTGTTGATATCGACCGAGGTGATGTACCGCCCGCCGAGCGCGTCGACCGCCCGACCGTAGGCGGCCATCATCTCCTCGGTCTTTTGTTCCGGATCGCCCAGGATGACGGCTTTCCCACCACCGAGATCGAGGTCGGCAGCCGCAGCCTTGTAGGTCATCGCTTCCGACAGGCGCAACACGTCACGGAGGGCGTCCGCCTCGGTGTCGTATGGGAGCATTCGCGTTCCGCCCAGCGACGGACCGAGTGTCGTGTCGTGTACGGCGACGATCGCCTGGAGACCCGTCTCCGGATCCGTATGGTACGT
Coding sequences within:
- a CDS encoding TAXI family TRAP transporter solute-binding subunit codes for the protein MVVNNNQSRREVLKTIGAASAVGATGLAGCLGDGEEVVTIGATSTGSSTQAAAQALARAANQHSETVRVDPQETGGWTANLYEFEGGDIPAMGVDNNSLAKAMAGEGPFEDEPVDTLPMQGFIFTSLEMYWMAIEGSGIESTQDIEDGGYTIYPIQPGFGTRLLTQEVIERAGLWEQNDINNLDTGDIAGAVEEGRIDAMVVYGANGVDLTGWAQEVDARAEGELYAIPIHDTFEEAIDNTPGALKTEFEPYGWLNQEAVTSRTDTVTSWALAGQWAFGPDISADATYELCRLAVEHDDTIRESDPTTLDHTPESMTDAVIEDLEIHPGVADFFEEHGVWDDSWIRGEV
- a CDS encoding MFS transporter; its protein translation is MTSESTSRGWKVNTVLILLWQVTASVCFYTIYAVTPFVRDEFLVSATLVGVMLTTLTLGYTVFLFPVGSLVDEYGEGLMLVVGLFGLGLAAAAVTVAPTYLGLLFVVFVLGAFYATAMPGTNKAVFNAIPTERLNLAMGIKQVGVTAGSGISAILIPWFGATRFGWEVGFLLASVAAAVVGVLFYWTYEEGGGGDGGSRHGIRTHFSNPSYLVVTGAGFFLGAALFTTVGYTILYVDESVGASVVFAGVTLAFAQVFGSVGRVGFGWLADRLSAPLTTSTLRILVVQAGASTLLFLAVTRVESPLVTLFAFSLLGTFVLGFTGIYYSCIGSLVPTEQMGSATAGGQIALNSGALVAPTTFGFLVDVRGYSEAWTMLALATFASFLLLFALLRRY
- a CDS encoding universal stress protein; the encoded protein is MYRMLVPVDVDETRAGAQAEAVLDLAAEMDDLQVEVLYVHEEIDAPADEAGTAYIDAINENLQNLQGLPDSTATFVDRLREAGVDADVHSVTGDPATAILELADEFQVDTIVLGARRRSPVGKVLFGSVTQSVILDSDCPVTVAPEPRTEQ
- a CDS encoding acetyl-CoA hydrolase/transferase C-terminal domain-containing protein; its protein translation is MTRTTGFDPEAGRLQGVSSVVDAQTAASAIDPDDVVLVSGFGGVGYPKRVPEALASGYSGLGLTVVSGGGVGAEIDDRLVESGNIARRYPFQTRRTSRNAINDGRVGFHDRHISRFGDEVRFGEYGTPDLAIVEAVAVGDGWLVPSTSIGHTPSFVAAADRLIVEVNRTQPLELARVHDVYLRELPPNREAIPLEGPTDRIGGPAISFDPATLVAVVETDRADDPYEFRDPDDTDRQIAEGLGTFLEAELDGNPMLAETVHLQFGVGSMGNALMGTLGAVDFGDRDVVYFGEVFQDGLLDSIDSGLLSGASATSLALSETGQRRLFADIDRYAADVTLRPASVSNNPALVERFGVVGVNSAIEVDLYGNANATHIGGTHLVNGIGGGGDFNRNCRLSVLALPSTAGDGDISRIVPMCPHVDHTEHDFSVVVTEHGIADLRGATPRERARALVDIADPSFRRDLRAYLRRAKEGGGNTPHDLETVFEWQNSRD
- a CDS encoding MaoC family dehydratase; this translates as MTDESDDHTTDTESTPKRLVAGWHGRYYEDFTVGDVYKHPFGRTVTETDNVWLTNLTMNLNPMHFNEAYAAETEFGERLVDGTFVIALAVGMSVIDVSVNATANLGYDDVRHHAPVYHGDTIFAESQVLSKRESSSREHVGIVTTELRAYNQEDTKVLSLKRTPMVLKREHAKPTAARPPGWPPDVGTQPDDLFGDDSLSNDTGTTVDGEETDGEDGP